In one window of Gemmatimonadales bacterium DNA:
- a CDS encoding protein kinase, with product MTDPLSRLSAALADKYRIERELGAGGMATVYLAADLKHDRQVAVKVLRPELAAVIGADRFLSEIKTTANLQHPHILPLFDSGEADGFLFYVMPFITGETVRDRLTREQQLPVADAVRIATEVAAALDYAHRHGIIHRDIKPENILIHDGSALVADFGIALAASKAGGTRMTETGMSLGTPHYMSPEQAMGDREITARSDVYALGCVTYEMLAGEPPFTGPTAQSIIARVMTEDPRTLSGQRKTIPPGVEAAVMTALEKLPADRFGTAAEFAAALANPTTTTLRPGFQPAAASKRRNWLMAGALALVTLVAGYLIGHRTPNPGSVGPDEVVRASLALGDSVVVRAIATIRLAIDPAGRRIAFVGPDGAGSQLWVRELNQPVAHPLPDTKGAFAPFFSPDGQSIGFYTSVGGPTKLMVTTLAGGVPRLVADSVPDFGGGSWGDDGNIYFTTSARVLAKVPAGGGTAITISHIDSASGVKEHDFPDVLPGGRYALVMLWKGSAGANHIGLVNLNDGEVTDLTEGTYARYAAPGFLIIGMADGQLRAARFDPRKGRLTSAPLPVLQRVQRETTNGTIQFAVSATGTLVYAVDAGDNDGFRWVSRTGLETTVDTAMKGIFPNMALSPDGRQIAVTQGIAGETQVWIKQLSTRDLQSALLRRGQCRPPGLDPRRAPGGIPRHPGRPAYRLDPPGGRHRHAQLAAQGNTRLDEITFDPSMRYTCFVPRGRRRAPGTCSSSRTARTPSRGPSSSHRSITSRRPSHLTDAGWPMCPRSRDPPRSMCDPSPTSATPGTPSRREARNRSGVRTARSSSTGPHEGDVCRARDARPSVRPRHPDAALHQREPGARQLPPRL from the coding sequence TTGACCGACCCGCTGTCTCGCCTCTCCGCCGCCCTGGCCGACAAGTACCGCATTGAGCGGGAGCTCGGCGCCGGCGGCATGGCCACCGTCTATCTCGCCGCCGACCTGAAGCACGACCGCCAGGTGGCCGTCAAGGTCCTGCGGCCGGAACTCGCCGCCGTCATCGGCGCCGACCGGTTCCTGAGCGAGATCAAGACCACCGCGAACCTGCAGCACCCGCACATCCTGCCGCTCTTCGACAGCGGCGAGGCCGACGGCTTCCTCTTCTACGTGATGCCCTTCATCACCGGCGAGACGGTGCGAGACCGGCTGACCCGCGAACAGCAGCTCCCCGTGGCCGACGCGGTGCGCATTGCCACCGAGGTGGCGGCGGCGCTCGACTATGCGCATCGCCACGGCATCATCCACCGCGACATCAAGCCCGAAAACATCCTCATCCACGATGGCAGTGCCCTTGTGGCCGACTTCGGGATCGCGCTGGCCGCCAGCAAGGCCGGTGGGACCCGCATGACAGAAACCGGGATGTCGCTCGGCACGCCCCACTACATGAGCCCCGAGCAGGCGATGGGCGACCGGGAAATCACGGCGCGCAGCGACGTCTACGCCCTGGGGTGTGTCACCTACGAGATGCTCGCCGGCGAGCCCCCCTTCACCGGCCCCACCGCGCAGTCGATCATCGCGCGGGTGATGACCGAGGACCCGCGCACCCTCTCGGGCCAGCGCAAGACGATTCCGCCCGGCGTGGAGGCGGCGGTGATGACGGCGCTGGAGAAGCTGCCGGCCGACCGCTTCGGCACCGCCGCCGAGTTCGCCGCGGCGCTCGCCAATCCGACCACCACGACCCTGCGCCCTGGCTTCCAGCCGGCAGCCGCGAGCAAGCGGCGCAATTGGCTCATGGCCGGTGCGCTCGCCCTCGTCACCCTGGTGGCGGGATACCTGATCGGGCATCGCACGCCCAATCCCGGCAGCGTCGGCCCAGACGAGGTGGTGCGAGCTTCGCTCGCGCTCGGCGACAGCGTCGTGGTGCGGGCGATTGCCACGATACGGCTCGCCATCGATCCCGCAGGTCGGCGCATCGCCTTCGTGGGCCCCGACGGCGCCGGCTCCCAGCTCTGGGTGCGGGAGCTCAACCAGCCGGTCGCGCATCCACTCCCCGACACCAAGGGCGCCTTCGCCCCCTTCTTCTCCCCCGACGGCCAATCGATCGGGTTCTACACCTCGGTCGGTGGGCCGACGAAACTCATGGTGACCACGCTGGCCGGCGGCGTGCCGCGCCTGGTGGCGGACTCGGTCCCGGACTTCGGCGGGGGGTCGTGGGGCGACGACGGCAACATCTACTTCACCACGTCGGCCCGCGTACTGGCGAAAGTGCCGGCCGGTGGCGGCACGGCCATCACGATATCGCATATCGACTCCGCCAGCGGCGTAAAGGAGCACGACTTTCCCGACGTCCTGCCCGGCGGCCGGTACGCCCTGGTGATGCTGTGGAAGGGCTCGGCCGGCGCCAACCACATTGGCCTGGTGAACCTCAACGACGGCGAGGTCACCGACCTGACGGAGGGCACCTATGCCCGCTACGCCGCCCCCGGCTTCCTGATCATCGGCATGGCGGACGGGCAATTGCGGGCGGCGCGGTTCGATCCCCGGAAGGGTCGGCTGACCAGCGCACCGCTGCCGGTCCTGCAGCGCGTGCAACGCGAGACCACCAACGGCACCATCCAGTTCGCCGTGTCGGCCACCGGGACCCTGGTGTACGCCGTCGACGCCGGCGACAATGACGGTTTCCGCTGGGTCAGCCGGACCGGCCTCGAAACGACGGTGGACACCGCGATGAAGGGCATCTTTCCGAACATGGCCCTCTCTCCAGATGGTCGCCAGATCGCCGTGACACAAGGCATCGCCGGAGAGACGCAGGTCTGGATCAAGCAGCTGAGCACACGGGACCTTCAGTCGGCTCTCCTTCGACGTGGTCAATGCCGACCGCCCGGCCTGGACCCCCGACGGGCGCCAGGTGGCATTCCTCGCCACCCGGGACGGCCGGCGTACCGCCTGGATCCGCCGGGCGGACGGCACCGGCACGCCCAGCTGGCCGCCCAGGGAAACACCCGGCTCGACGAGATCACCTTCGATCCGTCGATGCGGTACACGTGCTTCGTACCGAGGGGACGGCGGAGGGCACCCGGCACCTGCTCATCGTCGAGAACGGCAAGGACACCGTCCCGAGGACCCTCATCGAGTCACCGTTCGATCACTTCGCGCCGACCATCTCACCTGACGGACGCTGGCTGGCCTATGTGTCCCAGGAGTCGGGATCCCCCGAGGTCTATGTGCGACCCTTCCCCAACGTCGGCGACGCCCGGTACGCCATCTCGACGGGAGGCCAGGAACCGCTCTGGCGTCCGGACGGCAAGGAGCTCTTCTACCGGACCTCACGAGGGAGATGTATGCCGTGCCCGTGACGCCAGGCCAAGTGTTCGTCCACGGCACCCCGACGCTGCTCTTCACCAACGGGAGCCTGGCGCCCGACAACTACCACCGCGCCTATGA
- a CDS encoding transposase gives MRDRLYVHIVWTTRDRQPLIDAPVAGFLAAHLALIVRQERGSLLEIGIVSTHVHVLTRIHPSTNIPRLLQRMKGGTAVGATAVRDRSLAPLRWAKGYNITSVSERALSLVGAYVREQHLRHPAEAIVGWLPVDPWLKPRLG, from the coding sequence ATGCGCGACCGTCTCTATGTGCACATCGTCTGGACGACACGGGACCGGCAGCCACTGATTGATGCGCCGGTAGCAGGCTTTCTCGCGGCCCACCTGGCGCTGATCGTCCGACAGGAGCGAGGCAGCCTCCTGGAGATCGGGATCGTCTCGACCCACGTCCACGTGCTCACCCGCATCCATCCCTCGACGAACATCCCGCGCCTCCTTCAGCGGATGAAAGGGGGAACGGCCGTCGGTGCCACCGCGGTGCGGGATCGGTCGCTGGCTCCGCTTCGGTGGGCCAAGGGATACAACATCACTTCGGTTAGTGAGCGAGCGCTGAGCCTCGTGGGGGCGTACGTGCGAGAGCAGCATCTTCGGCATCCCGCGGAGGCGATTGTAGGGTGGCTGCCGGTTGACCCGTGGCTAAAGCCACGGCTCGGCTGA
- a CDS encoding fatty acid desaturase has product MTALPPGAPASGTTEKPVDWNAMLAPYRQPVAWKSGFQLASTAFLLALFWLAAVWSLNVGYWLTLLIAVPAAMMVVRLFMLQHDCGHGAFFRSQKMNNLVGGVLGVFTLVPYAYWRRTHAIHHATSGNLDVRGLGDIDTLTVREYLSRSKFKRILYRLYRHPAVLLLVGPTWQFVLKHRMPLDIPKGWKREQVGVQLTNLALAGVIALMWWTLGLKQFLLVQLPITLIAGSIGVYLFYVQHQYEDTYWRYREAWNYFAAGLEGASHLTMPKVLQWATASIGLHHIHHIASRIPNYQLQRAYDNHPELQQVTRLSLWKSLTTLRLTLWDEDTKQLVGFRELRAIRDRISAELEAGAAIMATKPDVVPVSWR; this is encoded by the coding sequence ATGACCGCACTGCCGCCAGGCGCCCCGGCGTCCGGGACGACCGAAAAGCCTGTTGACTGGAACGCCATGCTCGCCCCCTACCGCCAGCCGGTGGCGTGGAAGAGCGGATTCCAGCTGGCCTCAACCGCCTTCCTGCTGGCCCTCTTCTGGCTGGCCGCGGTCTGGAGCCTGAATGTCGGCTACTGGCTGACCCTCCTCATCGCGGTGCCGGCCGCGATGATGGTCGTCCGGCTCTTCATGCTGCAGCACGACTGCGGACATGGCGCCTTCTTCCGCTCCCAGAAGATGAACAACCTGGTCGGCGGCGTGCTCGGCGTCTTCACCCTGGTGCCCTACGCCTACTGGCGGCGCACCCACGCCATCCACCACGCCACCAGCGGCAACCTCGACGTCCGCGGCCTCGGCGACATCGACACGCTGACGGTGCGTGAATATCTGAGCCGCTCGAAGTTCAAGCGGATCCTCTACCGGTTGTACCGGCACCCGGCGGTGCTGCTCCTCGTCGGCCCCACCTGGCAGTTCGTCCTCAAGCACCGGATGCCGCTCGACATCCCGAAGGGGTGGAAGCGCGAACAGGTGGGGGTCCAGCTGACCAACCTTGCCCTGGCTGGCGTCATCGCGCTCATGTGGTGGACGCTCGGGCTCAAGCAATTCCTGCTGGTGCAGCTGCCGATCACGCTCATCGCCGGCTCCATCGGCGTATACCTCTTCTACGTGCAGCACCAGTACGAGGACACCTACTGGCGCTACCGCGAGGCATGGAACTACTTCGCCGCCGGCCTCGAGGGCGCCTCGCACCTGACGATGCCGAAGGTGCTGCAGTGGGCCACCGCCAGCATCGGCCTGCACCACATTCATCACATCGCGAGCCGGATCCCCAACTACCAGCTCCAGCGGGCCTACGACAACCATCCCGAGCTGCAGCAGGTCACCAGGCTCTCGCTCTGGAAGAGCCTGACCACCCTACGCCTGACCCTCTGGGACGAAGACACGAAGCAGCTGGTCGGTTTCCGGGAACTCCGTGCCATCCGCGACCGGATCTCGGCCGAACTCGAGGCGGGCGCCGCCATCATGGCCACCAAGCCCGACGTGGTGCCAGTCTCGTGGCGGTGA
- a CDS encoding protein kinase, with the protein MSTDPLPRLAAALADRYRIERELGQGGMATVYLAEDLKHDRKVALKVLKPELAAVIGAERFVVEIKTTASLSHPHILPLFDSGTADGFLYYVMPFIDGETLRAKLDRETQLGIDEAVSITTAVADALDYAHRHGVIHRDIKPENILLHDGRPMVADFGIALALSAAAGGRMTETGMSLGTPHYMSPEQATAEKEITARSDVYSLGSVLYEMLTGNPPHVGASAQQIIMKIVTEEAAPVTRLRKAVPPNVAAAVAQAIEKLPADRFESAKAFAEALDNPGFRGTTTTYAAAGQGPTGNRRAVLAGWGVAGLLLVALGITWLRRTPAADAPTHRYAISLPPETAYYDFGGVELAIAPDGSRFAYPGGPTRREAGVVIQERDQLAGRVLPGTGDSFTPSFSSDGRRLAVREGRTGALRVLTIDGAVATTLIDSLPGFVNGGIVWGTDGYVYAAAASGARGIIYRVPETGGAAEPVTAADSSPGTIAHVAPVALPGGRGIVYTDWHGPTRGNDNWIVARDPKTDRSVRLVQGLQAWYLDIGALLVLRPNGAAVVVPFDTDKLAITGPEMPILEGVAIGSFGLANLAVATDGTLMYRAGTAQPTQRPVRPVRVNRAGREQEIDPSWSYTPGFNGGLSLSPDGTRLAVTVHGDPVGDIWIKDLDRGPLSRLTFDNTVKYRPVWMRDGQSLSYVTEDGQLSAILRRRADGGGAVDTVVTSLNTIAEAAWSADDSWLAYRITLPSRDIYAMRPGVDSVGFPVVNSTRFDERAPTISPDGKWLAYQSDESGRDEIYIRAFPDSAAGRRQVSVTGGGEPLWSHTGRELFYRSLAGQMVAIPITTTPTLTVGPERVLFADTTYLEAPSYRAYDVTRDDQSFVMLRVLPETSTAPTGQLVIVDNWFTELRAKLGKK; encoded by the coding sequence GTGAGCACTGATCCGCTTCCCCGTCTGGCCGCCGCCCTGGCCGACCGCTACCGCATCGAGCGCGAGCTCGGCCAGGGCGGCATGGCCACCGTCTACCTGGCCGAGGACCTGAAGCACGACCGCAAGGTGGCGCTCAAGGTCCTGAAGCCCGAGCTCGCCGCCGTCATCGGCGCCGAGCGGTTCGTGGTGGAAATCAAGACCACCGCGTCACTCAGCCATCCGCACATCCTGCCGCTCTTCGATTCCGGCACCGCCGACGGCTTCCTCTACTACGTGATGCCGTTCATCGACGGCGAGACGCTCCGCGCCAAGCTCGACCGCGAAACGCAACTTGGGATCGACGAGGCGGTGTCGATCACAACAGCTGTCGCGGATGCCCTCGACTATGCCCACCGGCACGGCGTCATCCACCGCGACATCAAGCCCGAGAACATCCTTCTCCACGACGGCCGCCCGATGGTGGCCGACTTCGGCATTGCCCTGGCCCTCAGTGCCGCCGCCGGCGGCCGCATGACCGAGACTGGCATGAGTCTCGGGACGCCGCACTACATGAGCCCGGAGCAGGCCACCGCCGAGAAGGAGATCACCGCCCGGAGCGACGTCTACTCACTCGGCAGCGTGCTCTACGAGATGCTGACCGGCAATCCGCCGCATGTCGGTGCCTCGGCCCAGCAGATCATCATGAAGATCGTGACCGAGGAGGCCGCACCGGTCACCAGGCTGCGCAAGGCGGTGCCGCCCAATGTCGCCGCTGCGGTGGCGCAAGCCATCGAGAAGCTGCCCGCCGACCGATTCGAGAGCGCCAAGGCCTTCGCCGAGGCGCTCGACAACCCCGGGTTTCGCGGCACCACCACCACGTACGCCGCCGCGGGACAGGGCCCGACCGGCAACCGCCGGGCTGTTCTGGCGGGATGGGGAGTGGCGGGGCTGCTCCTCGTGGCGCTCGGCATCACCTGGCTCCGCCGGACCCCGGCCGCCGACGCACCGACCCACCGCTACGCCATCAGTCTCCCCCCCGAGACCGCCTACTACGACTTCGGCGGCGTGGAACTCGCGATTGCGCCCGATGGCAGCCGGTTCGCCTACCCGGGCGGGCCGACCCGCCGTGAGGCGGGAGTGGTGATCCAGGAGCGGGACCAGCTGGCCGGCCGGGTGCTCCCCGGGACGGGCGACTCCTTCACCCCCAGTTTCTCCTCGGACGGGCGCCGGCTCGCGGTACGCGAGGGGCGGACCGGCGCGCTCCGGGTGCTGACGATCGACGGCGCCGTGGCCACCACGCTGATTGATTCGCTTCCGGGGTTCGTGAACGGCGGCATCGTCTGGGGAACCGACGGGTACGTCTACGCCGCGGCCGCGAGCGGCGCACGGGGCATCATCTACCGGGTTCCCGAGACCGGCGGGGCGGCCGAGCCGGTCACCGCAGCCGACAGCTCGCCCGGAACGATCGCGCATGTCGCGCCGGTGGCGCTCCCGGGAGGCCGCGGGATCGTGTACACCGACTGGCACGGACCGACGCGGGGCAACGACAACTGGATCGTGGCGCGCGACCCGAAGACCGATCGCAGCGTGCGGCTGGTCCAGGGGCTCCAGGCGTGGTACCTCGACATCGGGGCGCTCCTGGTGCTTCGTCCCAACGGCGCAGCCGTCGTGGTGCCGTTCGACACCGACAAGCTTGCCATCACAGGTCCGGAAATGCCGATCCTGGAGGGCGTCGCCATTGGTTCCTTTGGTCTTGCGAACCTGGCGGTTGCCACTGACGGCACCCTGATGTACCGGGCCGGTACGGCGCAGCCCACCCAGCGCCCGGTGCGCCCGGTCCGCGTGAACCGCGCTGGCCGAGAGCAGGAGATCGATCCGTCCTGGTCGTACACCCCCGGCTTCAACGGCGGCCTCAGCCTTTCGCCCGACGGCACCCGGCTGGCGGTCACCGTCCATGGCGACCCGGTGGGCGACATCTGGATCAAGGACCTCGACCGCGGCCCGCTCAGCCGGCTGACGTTCGACAACACGGTGAAGTACCGGCCGGTCTGGATGCGGGACGGGCAGTCGCTCAGCTATGTCACCGAGGACGGGCAATTGAGCGCCATCCTCCGGCGTCGCGCCGACGGGGGCGGCGCCGTCGACACCGTCGTCACTTCGCTGAACACCATCGCCGAGGCTGCCTGGTCGGCCGACGACTCGTGGCTGGCGTACCGCATCACGTTGCCGAGCCGGGACATCTATGCCATGCGGCCGGGTGTGGACTCGGTGGGGTTTCCCGTGGTGAACTCCACGCGATTCGACGAGCGGGCCCCGACCATCTCTCCCGACGGGAAGTGGCTGGCCTACCAGTCGGATGAGTCGGGACGCGACGAGATCTACATTCGCGCCTTCCCCGATTCCGCGGCCGGAAGGCGACAGGTATCGGTAACGGGCGGCGGGGAGCCGCTCTGGTCGCACACCGGGCGCGAGCTGTTCTACCGCTCGCTGGCGGGGCAGATGGTGGCGATCCCCATCACGACCACGCCGACCCTCACGGTCGGCCCTGAACGCGTGCTCTTCGCCGACACCACGTACCTCGAGGCGCCCAGCTACCGGGCCTACGACGTGACCCGGGACGACCAGTCGTTCGTCATGCTGCGGGTCCTCCCGGAAACGTCCACGGCCCCCACGGGGCAACTGGTGATCGTGGACAACTGGTTCACCGAGCTCCGGGCGAAGCTGGGAAAGAAGTAG
- a CDS encoding protein kinase, whose product MPLIPPKLIDSLSDRYRLEGELGQGGMATVYLAQDIKHDRRVAIKVLRPELGAVIGAERFLSEIKTTANLQHPHILGLIDSGDADGLLYYVMPYVEGESLRDRMNREKQLPVNDAVRIATEVAGALDYAHRHGVIHRDIKPENILLHDGSALVADFGIALAVSTAGTRMTETGMSLGTPHYMSPEQAMGEREINARSDVYALGCVLYEMLTGDPPFTGSTAQAIVARVVTESPRSMTSQRHTIPPQVEGAVLTALEKLPADRFATAAEFAAALADPSFASRSTVVTAASAGSLGGRARVRRAINALGAAVVVLAALAAWGWLRPKPVPPVIRYSMGLPPDQAMRQGVLGVNLAISPDGSRIVYVGPGDGGDQLWIRDRDRLDATPLPGTVGASSPFFSPDGQRIAYSATLNVQLKVIPVTGGPPITLATPGSGSGGGGAWGPGGWIYFDSPGGLSRIQADGGTPELYIPLDSATNEAGHAWPSALPNGRGLLYRSRRNSDPTDFDIVAFDDKTHERHILTKGLLARYVEPGYLIFLRADGAVLAAPFDQDKLKLTGPAVPLFEGVMTKPFGSADIAISTSGTLAYVPGLVSTGGGVAEIVWVSRDGGITPLDPPLTYNPGANLSLSLSPNGTRVAVDVVGNAAPDIWIKQLPSGPLTRLTFETQTANRPRWTPDGQSVIYIAVVDSGLPAVWKKKADGSAAAELVWRQPGRPIAEALLSNDGEWLVYRVVGDSGNRDVYAVRPGRDTVPIPLLTDRFAEEGAALSPDGKWLAYSSNESGRAEIFVRPFPNTAGGRWQISTAGGSSALWSHSGHELFFEAPSGDMMVAPITSGATFSNDAPRRLFPLGGGLIGSSIVPLYATTPDDKRFLMVRLAAVNQAPGAGQLVVVDNWFTELNAKMGKK is encoded by the coding sequence GTGCCCCTGATCCCACCCAAACTGATTGATTCCCTTTCCGATCGTTACCGGCTCGAAGGCGAGCTCGGTCAGGGTGGTATGGCCACGGTGTATCTGGCCCAGGATATCAAGCACGATCGCAGGGTGGCCATCAAGGTGCTGCGTCCCGAACTCGGCGCGGTCATCGGCGCCGAACGCTTCCTGAGCGAAATCAAGACCACCGCCAACCTCCAGCACCCGCACATCCTCGGGCTCATCGACTCGGGCGACGCCGATGGGCTGCTCTACTACGTGATGCCGTACGTGGAGGGGGAATCGCTGCGCGACCGGATGAACCGGGAAAAGCAGCTGCCGGTCAACGACGCGGTGCGGATCGCGACGGAGGTGGCGGGCGCGCTCGACTACGCCCATCGCCACGGCGTGATCCACCGTGACATCAAGCCCGAAAACATCCTGCTGCACGACGGCTCCGCGCTGGTGGCGGACTTCGGCATCGCGCTGGCGGTGAGCACCGCCGGCACGCGCATGACGGAAACCGGCATGTCGCTCGGCACACCGCACTACATGAGCCCCGAGCAGGCGATGGGCGAGCGCGAGATCAACGCGCGCTCCGACGTGTACGCCCTCGGCTGCGTGCTCTACGAGATGCTGACCGGTGATCCACCGTTCACCGGCTCCACCGCGCAGGCCATCGTGGCGCGCGTCGTGACCGAGAGCCCCCGCTCGATGACCAGCCAGCGGCACACCATCCCGCCGCAGGTGGAGGGGGCAGTGCTGACCGCGCTCGAGAAGCTGCCAGCCGATCGATTTGCGACGGCCGCCGAGTTTGCCGCTGCGTTGGCGGACCCGAGCTTCGCCTCGCGGTCCACGGTGGTGACCGCCGCGAGTGCCGGGTCGCTGGGCGGCAGGGCACGGGTGCGCAGGGCGATCAACGCACTCGGTGCCGCGGTGGTTGTGCTGGCGGCACTCGCCGCCTGGGGATGGCTCCGGCCGAAACCGGTACCGCCCGTCATCCGCTACAGCATGGGGCTCCCCCCCGACCAGGCAATGCGGCAGGGTGTGCTCGGCGTCAATCTCGCCATCTCCCCCGACGGAAGCCGCATCGTGTACGTCGGACCGGGCGACGGCGGCGACCAGCTCTGGATCCGGGATCGGGATCGCCTCGACGCGACGCCGTTGCCCGGGACCGTTGGCGCCTCGAGTCCGTTCTTCTCCCCCGACGGGCAGCGCATCGCGTATTCGGCTACCCTGAACGTCCAGTTGAAGGTGATCCCGGTGACTGGCGGCCCTCCGATCACGCTGGCGACGCCCGGCAGTGGTTCGGGCGGCGGCGGCGCGTGGGGACCCGGCGGGTGGATCTATTTCGATTCTCCTGGCGGACTCAGCCGGATCCAGGCCGATGGGGGGACCCCGGAGCTGTACATCCCGCTCGACTCGGCCACCAATGAGGCCGGGCATGCCTGGCCGTCGGCGTTGCCCAACGGTCGGGGGCTGCTGTACCGCTCGCGCCGGAATTCGGATCCCACCGATTTCGACATCGTCGCCTTTGACGACAAGACTCACGAGCGCCACATCCTCACCAAGGGGCTGCTGGCCCGGTATGTGGAGCCAGGGTACCTGATCTTCCTGCGCGCGGACGGCGCCGTGCTCGCCGCGCCATTCGACCAGGACAAGCTCAAGCTGACGGGGCCGGCCGTGCCGCTCTTCGAGGGGGTCATGACGAAGCCCTTTGGCTCGGCCGACATCGCCATCTCCACCTCAGGAACGCTGGCCTACGTGCCTGGGCTGGTCTCGACCGGCGGCGGCGTCGCAGAGATCGTGTGGGTCAGCCGGGATGGCGGGATCACCCCGCTGGACCCGCCGCTGACCTACAACCCCGGGGCCAACCTCTCGCTCAGCCTCTCCCCCAACGGCACCAGGGTCGCCGTCGATGTAGTCGGGAATGCGGCGCCGGACATCTGGATCAAGCAACTGCCGTCCGGCCCCCTGACCCGGCTGACCTTCGAGACCCAGACCGCCAACCGTCCGCGATGGACCCCGGACGGACAGTCCGTCATTTACATCGCCGTCGTGGACAGCGGGCTTCCGGCCGTCTGGAAGAAGAAGGCCGACGGAAGCGCAGCCGCAGAACTGGTCTGGCGTCAGCCCGGCCGGCCGATCGCGGAAGCGCTGCTCTCCAATGATGGGGAGTGGCTGGTCTACCGTGTCGTCGGGGACAGCGGCAATCGCGATGTGTATGCCGTCCGCCCGGGGCGCGACACCGTGCCCATCCCGCTGCTTACCGATCGCTTTGCCGAGGAAGGCGCGGCGCTGTCCCCGGACGGCAAGTGGCTGGCGTACTCCTCCAACGAGTCGGGGCGCGCCGAAATCTTCGTCCGGCCGTTCCCCAACACCGCCGGGGGCCGGTGGCAGATTTCTACCGCCGGCGGCTCGAGTGCGCTCTGGTCCCACAGCGGACACGAGCTGTTTTTCGAGGCGCCCTCGGGCGACATGATGGTGGCGCCGATCACCTCCGGGGCGACGTTTTCCAACGACGCACCCCGGCGGCTCTTTCCCCTCGGTGGAGGGCTGATCGGCTCGTCCATCGTGCCGCTGTATGCGACCACCCCGGACGACAAGCGGTTCCTGATGGTCCGCCTCGCGGCCGTGAACCAGGCGCCGGGCGCCGGCCAGCTCGTGGTGGTGGACAATTGGTTCACGGAACTGAACGCGAAGATGGGGAAGAAGTAG